From the genome of Raphanus sativus cultivar WK10039 unplaced genomic scaffold, ASM80110v3 Scaffold1493, whole genome shotgun sequence, one region includes:
- the LOC108818036 gene encoding calmodulin-binding transcription activator 4 isoform X1, protein MQSEYEISTLSQEAKTRWLKPPEVYFILKNHERYELTHKAPHKPTSGSLYLFNKRVLKFFRKDGHQWRKKRDGRAIAEAHERLKVGNVEALNCYYAHGEHDPSFQRRIFWMLDLEYDHIVLVHYRDVSDGNEGRQSSGTVLQFSLNPTTLFSSPSYNHHHHIGESSTDIQQQQQSSTSLGIAEANSGVVFNSSNSGGEEGSGSSYEIENREAFRRLEEQLSLDDDILVNATDPVESLDGLDLLDFSTDTDHRVPPATVHQRPESSSKLRRCCAGYVGPQYDNVVPPPPLYSQNESLDSLLSLEYVKDMSHLAQPAAGHQRPESNRLDRSNGGYFGVEYHHPNSLMLVNNDSGGSGGSGDQKSGSWKDVLEAFGASTALNSEQGSTLSPRTGLLPGVQGDSNWTYSNQIDQATLLLPQELGSSLQLPACYSEMGAPENNGEYSRMMNEEGQTEQEMNHTVAYKQKFTIEDISPEWGYATETTKVIIIGSFLCDPTESTWACMFGNDQVPFEIIKEGVIRCQTPPCGPGKVNLCITCGDGLSCSQIKEFEYRDKPDDKSIPRSSPGELSLLVEFVQTLLSDRKTNLEPSTDDEWSRLIRDGTATSSGTVVDWLLQELLKDKLDSWLSSRSQDKDQASCCSLSKQEQGIIHMVAGLGFDWALSPILGHGVNVDFRDSKGWSALHWAAQLGSEKMVSALIASGASPGAVTDPNTQDPIGKTPASIAASNGHKGLAGYLSEVALTDHLSSLTLEETEDSKNTAQAKAEKTVNSIAGRGHPVNNDPQSLAALKNAAQAAERIQAAFRAHSFRKRQQREAARHTFWKEYGIYADMSSPNARNYHSAALSIQKKYRGYKGRKEFLTKREKAVIIQAHVRGYQTRKQYKVICWAVGVLDKVILRWRRKGVGLKGFRQDVESGGEESEDEDILRVFRKQKVDGAVNEAFSRVLSMTRSQESRQQYHRVLTGYCKKKAELGKTETLGTGGSGGGYEDDDDDALFDIADMEYDNLFALP, encoded by the exons GACTCACAAGGCTCCTCACAAGCCTACTA GTGGATCTTTGTATCTTTTCAATAAAAGGGTTCTTAAATTCTTCCGTAAAGATGGTCATCAATGGAGGAAAAAGAGGGATGGTAGAGCTATTGCTGAAGCTCATGAACGTCTTaag GTGGGTAATGTGGAGGCTTTGAATTGTTATTATGCACATGGAGAGCATGACCCTTCTTTCCAGAGGCGTATCTTCTGGATGCTTGATCT GGAATACGACCATATTGTCCTTGTTCATTACAGGGATGTGAGTGACGGAAACGAG GGAAGGCAAAGTAGTGGAACCGTTTTACAGTTTTCACTGAATCCCACCACTCTCTTTTCATCCCCAAGCTACAATCACCACCACCACATTGGTGAATCTTCTACTGACATACAACAGCAGCAGCAGTCATCTACTTCGCTGGGCATTGCAGAGGCTAACTCTGGCGTTGTCTTTAATAGTAGTAACTCTGGAGGTGAGGAGGGGAGTGGGAGTTCTTATGAGATTGAAAACAGGGAGGCTTTTAGGAGGCTTGAGGAACAGCTGAGTCTTGATGATGACATTTTAGTTAATGCTACAGATCCAGTAGAAAGTTTGGATGGTCTCGACCTTCTAGACTTTAGTACGGATACTGATCACCGGGTTCCACCAGCTACTGTACATCAGAGACCAGAGAGTAGCAGCAAACTAAGGAGATGTTGCGCAGGGTATGTTGGACCCCAATATGATAATGTTgttccaccaccaccactgtACAGTCAAAATGAAAGTTTGGATAGTCTCCTGTCTTTAGAGTACGTTAAAGACATGAGTCACCTTGCTCAACCAGCAGCTGGACACCAGAGACCGGAGAGTAACAGACTAGATAGATCTAACGGAGGGTATTTTGGAGTTGAATATCATCATCCCAACAGTCTCATGCTTGTAAATAACGATTCAG GTGGTAGTGGAGGGAGTGGCGATCAAAAGTCTGGATCTTGGAAAGATGTGCTGGAGGCATTTGGGGCTTCTACAGCTCTTAACTCTGAG CAGGGAAGCACACTAAGTCCAAGGACAGGTTTGCTACCTGGAGTGCAGGGAGATTCTAACTGGACTTATAGCAACCAAATTGACCAAG CTACATTGTTGTTGCCTCAAGAACTTGGTTCTTCTTTGCAACTTCCTGCTTGCTATTCTGAGATGGGAGCTCCAGAGAATAACGGTGAATACAGTAGAATGATGAATGAAGAAGGGCAAACCGAGCAAGAAATGAATCACACAGTTGCATATAAGCAAAAGTTTACCATCGAGGACATATCACCAGAGTGGGGCTATGCAACTGAAACTACAAAG GTGATAATCATAGGATCATTTCTCTGTGATCCAACAGAATCTACATGGGCTTGCATGTTTGGAAATGATCAAgttccttttgagatcatcaagGAAGGTGTTATTCGGTGCCAAACCCCTCCATGTGGTCCTGGCAAAGTGAATCTATGCATTACTTGTGGAGATGGACTCTCTTGTAGTCAAATAAAGGAATTTGAGTATCGCGATAAGCCTGATGACAAATCTATCCCTAGGAGCAGTCCTGGTGAGCTTTCATTACTTGTAGAGTTTGTGCAGACACTTCTGTCGGATAGAAAAACCAACCTGGAGCCAAGCACTGATGATGAGTGGAGCCGTCTCATTCGAGATGGCACTGCAACGTCATCAGGTACTGTTGTTGACTGGCTTCTACAGGAACTGCTTAAAGACAAGCTGGATTCGTGGCTGTCTTCAAGATCCCAAGATAAAGACCAAGCATCTTGTTGTTCTTTGTCAAAGCAAGAACAAGGCATTATTCATATGGTGGCAGGCCTTGGCTTCGATTGGGCACTCTCTCCAATTCTTGGTCATGGTGTTAATGTTGATTTTCGTGATAGTAAGGGATGGAGTGCTCTTCATTGGGCTGCACAACTTGGAAG TGAAAAAATGGTGTCTGCCCTTATAGCTTCAGGGGCATCACCTGGGGCAGTGACTGATCCCAATACGCAAGACCCAATCGGTAAAACTCCAGCTTCGATAGCTGCCTCTAATGGCCACAAGGGCCTTGCAGGTTATCTATCAGAGGTGGCGTTAACAGACCATCTCTCGTCTCTCACACTCGAAGAAACCGAAGATTCTAAAAACACTGCTCAAGCGAAAGCAGAGAAAACAGTGAACTCCATCGCGGGAAGAGGTCATCCCGTTAATAACGATCCACAATCACTGGCTGCGTTGAAAAACGCAGCTCAAGCAGCAGAGAGAATCCAAGCAGCATTTCGTGCACATTCATTCAGAAAGCGACAACAAAGAGAAGCTGCTAGGCATACTTTCTGGAAAGAGTACGGGATCTACGCAGACATGTCGAGCCCAAATGCAAGGAACTACCATTCAGCAGCTTTGTCTATCCAGAAGAAGTACCGTGGCTATAAAGGTCGAAAAGAGTTTCTGACAAAGCGCGAGAAAGCTGTCATAATACAG GCGCATGTTCGAGGTTACCAAACGAGGAAGCAGTATAAGGTGATTTGCTGGGCGGTAGGAGTTCTAGATAAGGTAATACTGAGGTGGAGAAGGAAAGGTGTTGGACTAAAAGGGTTCAGGCAAGACGTAGAAAGTGGAGGAGAGGAGAGCGAAGATGAGGACATTCTGAGAGTGTTTCGTAAGCAGAAAGTAGATGGTGCAGTGAACGAGGCTTTCTCTCGTGTTTTGTCTATGACTCGTTCTCAAGAGTCTCGCCAGCAATACCACCGTGTGCTCACGGGATACTGTAAAAAAAAG gctgAGCTTGGGAAAACAGAGACATTAGGAACAGGTGGAAGTGGTGGTGGttatgaggatgatgatgatgatgcgtTATTCGACATAGCTGATATGGAATATGACAATTTGTTTGCACTGCCTTGA
- the LOC108818036 gene encoding calmodulin-binding transcription activator 4 isoform X2: MQSEYEISTLSQEAKTRWLKPPEVYFILKNHERYELTHKAPHKPTSGSLYLFNKRVLKFFRKDGHQWRKKRDGRAIAEAHERLKVGNVEALNCYYAHGEHDPSFQRRIFWMLDLEYDHIVLVHYRDVSDGNEGRQSSGTVLQFSLNPTTLFSSPSYNHHHHIGESSTDIQQQQQSSTSLGIAEANSGVVFNSSNSGGEEGSGSSYEIENREAFRRLEEQLSLDDDILVNATDPVESLDGLDLLDFSTDTDHRVPPATVHQRPESSSKLRRCCAGYVGPQYDNVVPPPPLYSQNESLDSLLSLEYVKDMSHLAQPAAGHQRPESNRLDRSNGGYFGVEYHHPNSLMLVNNDSGGSGGSGDQKSGSWKDVLEAFGASTALNSEGSTLSPRTGLLPGVQGDSNWTYSNQIDQATLLLPQELGSSLQLPACYSEMGAPENNGEYSRMMNEEGQTEQEMNHTVAYKQKFTIEDISPEWGYATETTKVIIIGSFLCDPTESTWACMFGNDQVPFEIIKEGVIRCQTPPCGPGKVNLCITCGDGLSCSQIKEFEYRDKPDDKSIPRSSPGELSLLVEFVQTLLSDRKTNLEPSTDDEWSRLIRDGTATSSGTVVDWLLQELLKDKLDSWLSSRSQDKDQASCCSLSKQEQGIIHMVAGLGFDWALSPILGHGVNVDFRDSKGWSALHWAAQLGSEKMVSALIASGASPGAVTDPNTQDPIGKTPASIAASNGHKGLAGYLSEVALTDHLSSLTLEETEDSKNTAQAKAEKTVNSIAGRGHPVNNDPQSLAALKNAAQAAERIQAAFRAHSFRKRQQREAARHTFWKEYGIYADMSSPNARNYHSAALSIQKKYRGYKGRKEFLTKREKAVIIQAHVRGYQTRKQYKVICWAVGVLDKVILRWRRKGVGLKGFRQDVESGGEESEDEDILRVFRKQKVDGAVNEAFSRVLSMTRSQESRQQYHRVLTGYCKKKAELGKTETLGTGGSGGGYEDDDDDALFDIADMEYDNLFALP, translated from the exons GACTCACAAGGCTCCTCACAAGCCTACTA GTGGATCTTTGTATCTTTTCAATAAAAGGGTTCTTAAATTCTTCCGTAAAGATGGTCATCAATGGAGGAAAAAGAGGGATGGTAGAGCTATTGCTGAAGCTCATGAACGTCTTaag GTGGGTAATGTGGAGGCTTTGAATTGTTATTATGCACATGGAGAGCATGACCCTTCTTTCCAGAGGCGTATCTTCTGGATGCTTGATCT GGAATACGACCATATTGTCCTTGTTCATTACAGGGATGTGAGTGACGGAAACGAG GGAAGGCAAAGTAGTGGAACCGTTTTACAGTTTTCACTGAATCCCACCACTCTCTTTTCATCCCCAAGCTACAATCACCACCACCACATTGGTGAATCTTCTACTGACATACAACAGCAGCAGCAGTCATCTACTTCGCTGGGCATTGCAGAGGCTAACTCTGGCGTTGTCTTTAATAGTAGTAACTCTGGAGGTGAGGAGGGGAGTGGGAGTTCTTATGAGATTGAAAACAGGGAGGCTTTTAGGAGGCTTGAGGAACAGCTGAGTCTTGATGATGACATTTTAGTTAATGCTACAGATCCAGTAGAAAGTTTGGATGGTCTCGACCTTCTAGACTTTAGTACGGATACTGATCACCGGGTTCCACCAGCTACTGTACATCAGAGACCAGAGAGTAGCAGCAAACTAAGGAGATGTTGCGCAGGGTATGTTGGACCCCAATATGATAATGTTgttccaccaccaccactgtACAGTCAAAATGAAAGTTTGGATAGTCTCCTGTCTTTAGAGTACGTTAAAGACATGAGTCACCTTGCTCAACCAGCAGCTGGACACCAGAGACCGGAGAGTAACAGACTAGATAGATCTAACGGAGGGTATTTTGGAGTTGAATATCATCATCCCAACAGTCTCATGCTTGTAAATAACGATTCAG GTGGTAGTGGAGGGAGTGGCGATCAAAAGTCTGGATCTTGGAAAGATGTGCTGGAGGCATTTGGGGCTTCTACAGCTCTTAACTCTGAG GGAAGCACACTAAGTCCAAGGACAGGTTTGCTACCTGGAGTGCAGGGAGATTCTAACTGGACTTATAGCAACCAAATTGACCAAG CTACATTGTTGTTGCCTCAAGAACTTGGTTCTTCTTTGCAACTTCCTGCTTGCTATTCTGAGATGGGAGCTCCAGAGAATAACGGTGAATACAGTAGAATGATGAATGAAGAAGGGCAAACCGAGCAAGAAATGAATCACACAGTTGCATATAAGCAAAAGTTTACCATCGAGGACATATCACCAGAGTGGGGCTATGCAACTGAAACTACAAAG GTGATAATCATAGGATCATTTCTCTGTGATCCAACAGAATCTACATGGGCTTGCATGTTTGGAAATGATCAAgttccttttgagatcatcaagGAAGGTGTTATTCGGTGCCAAACCCCTCCATGTGGTCCTGGCAAAGTGAATCTATGCATTACTTGTGGAGATGGACTCTCTTGTAGTCAAATAAAGGAATTTGAGTATCGCGATAAGCCTGATGACAAATCTATCCCTAGGAGCAGTCCTGGTGAGCTTTCATTACTTGTAGAGTTTGTGCAGACACTTCTGTCGGATAGAAAAACCAACCTGGAGCCAAGCACTGATGATGAGTGGAGCCGTCTCATTCGAGATGGCACTGCAACGTCATCAGGTACTGTTGTTGACTGGCTTCTACAGGAACTGCTTAAAGACAAGCTGGATTCGTGGCTGTCTTCAAGATCCCAAGATAAAGACCAAGCATCTTGTTGTTCTTTGTCAAAGCAAGAACAAGGCATTATTCATATGGTGGCAGGCCTTGGCTTCGATTGGGCACTCTCTCCAATTCTTGGTCATGGTGTTAATGTTGATTTTCGTGATAGTAAGGGATGGAGTGCTCTTCATTGGGCTGCACAACTTGGAAG TGAAAAAATGGTGTCTGCCCTTATAGCTTCAGGGGCATCACCTGGGGCAGTGACTGATCCCAATACGCAAGACCCAATCGGTAAAACTCCAGCTTCGATAGCTGCCTCTAATGGCCACAAGGGCCTTGCAGGTTATCTATCAGAGGTGGCGTTAACAGACCATCTCTCGTCTCTCACACTCGAAGAAACCGAAGATTCTAAAAACACTGCTCAAGCGAAAGCAGAGAAAACAGTGAACTCCATCGCGGGAAGAGGTCATCCCGTTAATAACGATCCACAATCACTGGCTGCGTTGAAAAACGCAGCTCAAGCAGCAGAGAGAATCCAAGCAGCATTTCGTGCACATTCATTCAGAAAGCGACAACAAAGAGAAGCTGCTAGGCATACTTTCTGGAAAGAGTACGGGATCTACGCAGACATGTCGAGCCCAAATGCAAGGAACTACCATTCAGCAGCTTTGTCTATCCAGAAGAAGTACCGTGGCTATAAAGGTCGAAAAGAGTTTCTGACAAAGCGCGAGAAAGCTGTCATAATACAG GCGCATGTTCGAGGTTACCAAACGAGGAAGCAGTATAAGGTGATTTGCTGGGCGGTAGGAGTTCTAGATAAGGTAATACTGAGGTGGAGAAGGAAAGGTGTTGGACTAAAAGGGTTCAGGCAAGACGTAGAAAGTGGAGGAGAGGAGAGCGAAGATGAGGACATTCTGAGAGTGTTTCGTAAGCAGAAAGTAGATGGTGCAGTGAACGAGGCTTTCTCTCGTGTTTTGTCTATGACTCGTTCTCAAGAGTCTCGCCAGCAATACCACCGTGTGCTCACGGGATACTGTAAAAAAAAG gctgAGCTTGGGAAAACAGAGACATTAGGAACAGGTGGAAGTGGTGGTGGttatgaggatgatgatgatgatgcgtTATTCGACATAGCTGATATGGAATATGACAATTTGTTTGCACTGCCTTGA